One stretch of Bradyrhizobium canariense DNA includes these proteins:
- a CDS encoding LptA/OstA family protein encodes MMIMKMFFRRQTRIMQIARCVGVSAVAFALLLAGDARAQSAVQGVPNAMQGFSQNRDQPIQIEAATLEMRDKKKEATFSGNVKVVQGDTTMTSKTLVVFYDSSSPAAAAGAPGANAKAPAKSAPTPSAPIQSATPGPGGSSSIRRLEARGNVVVTQKDQVVTGETAVFDTKTNLVTMLGGVVLTQGKNVLRGDRLMVDMTTGVSRVESDSGKVQGLFISSGQGGGPGIPGLASPAPGAAPGATKPK; translated from the coding sequence ATGATGATCATGAAGATGTTTTTCCGGCGCCAGACCAGGATCATGCAGATCGCCCGTTGCGTCGGCGTGTCCGCTGTCGCGTTCGCACTACTCCTGGCGGGTGATGCCCGCGCACAGAGTGCGGTGCAGGGCGTGCCCAATGCCATGCAGGGCTTTTCGCAGAACCGCGACCAGCCAATCCAGATCGAAGCCGCGACGCTGGAGATGCGCGACAAGAAAAAGGAAGCAACGTTTTCCGGCAATGTGAAGGTGGTGCAGGGCGATACCACCATGACGTCGAAGACGCTCGTGGTGTTCTACGATTCTAGCTCGCCTGCGGCCGCGGCCGGCGCGCCGGGGGCCAATGCGAAAGCGCCAGCTAAATCGGCGCCGACGCCGTCCGCACCGATCCAGTCCGCTACCCCGGGGCCCGGCGGCAGCTCGTCGATTCGCCGGCTGGAAGCCCGAGGTAACGTCGTCGTCACCCAGAAGGATCAGGTCGTGACCGGCGAAACCGCGGTGTTCGACACCAAGACCAATCTCGTCACCATGCTTGGCGGCGTGGTTCTGACCCAGGGCAAGAACGTGCTGCGCGGCGACCGGCTGATGGTAGACATGACGACCGGCGTGTCGCGGGTCGAATCGGATAGCGGCAAGGTCCAGGGCCTGTTCATCTCGTCCGGCCAGGGCGGCGGTCCGGGTATCCCGGGTCTCGCCTCTCCCGCCCCGGGGGCGGCACCGGGAGCAACCAAACCGAAATAA
- the lptB gene encoding LPS export ABC transporter ATP-binding protein, with the protein MVDLLSMFRRRPAKRKPPGFARSHDDITALGDSLGGMLTSAVRDAPPIARDAPVPRIDPPHADPPRAERPPPAQEPRPRPKAKTNGAAAAAPRLLKRPGYLAVHSVEKSFGTRQVVRGVSIYVRRGEAVGLLGPNGAGKTTVFYMITGLIPADRGAIELDGHDVTKLPMYQRARLGIGYLPQEASIFRGLSVEQNIRAVLEVVEPNKKKREAELDSLLDEFNITRLRKTPSIALSGGERRRVEIARALATRPNYMLLDEPFAGIDPIAVGDIQDLVRHLTNRGIGVLITDHNVRETLGLTDRAYIVYAGEILTEGSPDEIVNDPDVRRLYLGEEFRL; encoded by the coding sequence ATGGTGGATTTACTCAGCATGTTCCGGCGACGTCCGGCGAAGCGCAAGCCGCCAGGATTTGCGCGCTCGCATGACGACATCACCGCGCTCGGCGATTCCCTCGGCGGCATGCTGACAAGCGCGGTGCGCGATGCGCCGCCGATTGCGCGCGATGCCCCGGTGCCGCGAATTGATCCGCCTCACGCCGATCCGCCACGCGCTGAACGGCCGCCTCCGGCCCAGGAGCCGCGTCCGCGGCCCAAAGCCAAGACCAACGGCGCGGCGGCCGCTGCCCCGCGGCTATTGAAGCGGCCGGGCTACCTGGCTGTGCATAGCGTGGAAAAGAGTTTCGGCACCCGCCAGGTGGTGCGCGGCGTCAGCATCTATGTTCGCCGCGGCGAAGCGGTCGGTTTGCTGGGTCCGAATGGCGCCGGCAAGACCACGGTGTTCTACATGATCACCGGCCTGATTCCGGCCGATCGCGGCGCGATCGAGCTCGACGGCCACGACGTCACCAAGCTGCCAATGTATCAGCGCGCCCGGCTCGGAATCGGCTATTTGCCGCAGGAGGCCTCGATCTTCCGTGGCCTTTCGGTGGAGCAGAATATCCGTGCGGTGCTCGAAGTCGTCGAGCCCAACAAGAAGAAGCGCGAGGCCGAACTGGATTCACTCCTCGATGAATTCAACATCACGCGCCTGCGTAAAACGCCGTCGATCGCGCTCTCCGGCGGCGAGCGTCGCCGCGTCGAGATCGCGCGTGCGCTGGCGACGCGGCCCAATTACATGCTGCTCGACGAACCGTTCGCCGGCATCGATCCGATCGCGGTGGGCGACATTCAGGATCTGGTCCGCCATCTCACCAATCGCGGCATCGGCGTCTTGATTACCGACCACAATGTGCGGGAAACGCTTGGCCTGACCGACCGCGCCTATATCGTCTATGCCGGCGAGATCTTGACAGAAGGCAGCCCGGACGAGATCGTCAACGATCCGGATGTCCGGCGCCTTTACCTTGGCGAGGAATTCCGCCTCTAA
- a CDS encoding ribonuclease D has product MTIRLHRGDLPDLSRYTDSVAIDTETMGLHPHRDRLCVVQMSNGDGSADVVQIPKGHTDAPNLKALLANPKITKIFHFARFDLAALYNALGVMPQPVYCTKIASRLCRTYTDRHGLKDLVREVLNIDLSKQQQSSDWGAQSLSEAQLAYAASDVLHLHALRERLDAMVAREGRTELARACFEFLPTRAKLDLQGWDTEDIFAHS; this is encoded by the coding sequence ATGACTATCCGGCTACATCGCGGCGATCTGCCCGATCTGTCCCGCTATACCGATTCGGTGGCGATCGATACCGAAACCATGGGGCTGCATCCGCACCGCGACCGGCTTTGCGTGGTGCAGATGTCAAATGGCGACGGCAGCGCCGACGTGGTGCAGATCCCGAAGGGTCACACCGACGCACCGAACCTGAAGGCGTTGCTGGCCAATCCGAAGATCACCAAAATCTTTCACTTCGCCCGGTTCGATCTCGCCGCCCTCTACAACGCGCTCGGGGTCATGCCGCAGCCGGTTTACTGCACCAAGATCGCCTCACGGCTCTGCCGCACCTACACCGATCGCCATGGCCTGAAGGATCTGGTGCGCGAGGTGCTCAACATCGATCTGTCGAAGCAGCAGCAATCCAGCGACTGGGGCGCGCAAAGTCTGAGCGAAGCACAACTGGCTTACGCGGCGTCCGACGTGCTGCATCTGCACGCCCTGCGCGAGCGGCTCGATGCCATGGTGGCGCGCGAGGGTCGGACGGAACTTGCGCGCGCCTGTTTCGAATTTCTGCCGACGCGGGCGAAACTCGATCTGCAAGGCTGGGATACCGAGGACATCTTCGCCCATTCGTAA
- a CDS encoding complex I NDUFA9 subunit family protein, which yields MASNMDTLVTVFGGSGFLGRHVVRALCKRDYRIRVAVRRPELAGHLQPMGKVGQIHAVQANVRYPASIEAAMRDSHVAINLVGILAEGGAQTFDAVQGQGAETVAKAAGAVGARMVHVSAIGADENSPSRYASAKAAGEKAVLSALPSATIMRPSVVFGPEDQFTNRFAALARMSPALPLIGGGVTRLQPVYVGDVATAIADAVDGKTKAGATYELGGPEVLTMREIMEIILATAERHRMLVSLPFELAKLQAMFLQFAPGALKLTPDQVILLRSDNVVSDAAKAAGLTLEGLGITPDSLEAIAPQYLWRFRAAGQFQKKSA from the coding sequence ATGGCATCGAATATGGACACATTGGTCACGGTTTTCGGAGGATCGGGCTTTCTGGGACGACACGTGGTCCGCGCGCTCTGCAAGCGCGATTACCGGATCCGGGTCGCGGTGCGGCGGCCGGAACTGGCCGGGCATCTGCAGCCGATGGGCAAGGTCGGGCAGATCCACGCCGTCCAGGCCAATGTGCGCTACCCCGCCTCGATCGAAGCCGCGATGCGTGATTCCCACGTCGCCATTAATCTGGTCGGCATCCTGGCCGAAGGCGGCGCCCAGACATTCGACGCGGTGCAGGGCCAGGGCGCGGAAACGGTAGCCAAGGCCGCCGGCGCGGTCGGCGCCCGGATGGTACATGTCTCGGCCATCGGCGCCGACGAGAACTCCCCGTCGCGCTACGCCAGCGCCAAGGCGGCCGGTGAAAAGGCGGTGCTGTCGGCGCTACCCTCGGCCACAATCATGCGGCCTTCCGTCGTGTTCGGGCCCGAGGACCAGTTCACCAACCGTTTCGCGGCGCTTGCCAGGATGTCGCCGGCACTGCCGCTGATCGGCGGCGGCGTCACCCGGCTGCAGCCCGTCTATGTCGGCGATGTCGCGACCGCGATCGCCGATGCCGTCGACGGCAAGACCAAGGCTGGCGCGACCTACGAGCTCGGCGGCCCGGAAGTGCTGACGATGCGCGAGATCATGGAGATCATCCTCGCGACTGCGGAGCGCCACCGGATGCTGGTGTCGCTGCCGTTCGAGCTCGCGAAACTCCAGGCGATGTTCCTGCAATTCGCGCCCGGCGCGCTGAAACTGACGCCGGATCAGGTGATACTGCTGCGATCGGACAATGTGGTGTCGGACGCCGCGAAAGCCGCCGGACTAACGCTTGAAGGGCTCGGCATCACGCCGGATTCGCTGGAAGCGATCGCGCCACAATATCTCTGGCGCTTCCGCGCCGCCGGGCAATTCCAGAAGAAGAGCGCTTAA
- a CDS encoding TetR/AcrR family transcriptional regulator: protein MAKPSDSKGKTIAAAARLFRQQGYHGTALHDVLAAGGSPRGSLYFHFPGGKEEIGEAALTLAGEAVREAIAHAAETSQTAEMFLTRVARGMASDLEKSGYKEGCPIATTALETAAQSDVLGAATRNAFQKWENEIRRGLERFGMASDKSETIATTVLSQLEGALLLARTYRSLEPMHRAEQALKLLVTPSK, encoded by the coding sequence ATGGCAAAACCATCTGATTCCAAAGGGAAAACGATCGCCGCCGCAGCCCGGTTATTTCGCCAGCAGGGCTATCATGGCACAGCCCTCCACGACGTCTTGGCGGCCGGCGGATCGCCCCGAGGTTCGCTCTATTTCCACTTTCCCGGCGGCAAGGAAGAAATCGGCGAAGCTGCGCTGACGCTCGCCGGCGAAGCCGTGCGCGAGGCCATCGCGCACGCGGCCGAAACGTCCCAGACCGCAGAAATGTTTCTCACGCGCGTGGCGCGTGGCATGGCATCCGATCTGGAGAAATCCGGCTACAAAGAGGGGTGCCCGATCGCAACCACGGCGCTTGAAACCGCGGCACAGTCGGATGTGCTCGGCGCAGCCACCCGTAACGCCTTTCAGAAATGGGAAAACGAAATCAGACGCGGACTGGAACGTTTCGGCATGGCTTCCGATAAATCGGAAACAATCGCAACCACCGTACTCAGCCAGCTCGAGGGCGCGTTGTTGCTGGCACGAACCTATCGCAGCCTGGAGCCGATGCATCGCGCCGAGCAGGCGCTGAAACTGCTCGTTACGCCATCGAAATAA
- a CDS encoding MFS transporter, with product MTEQALAAPIDNQQEQERGFSRYQSLLVALLAFVQFTVILDFIIMSPLGAIIMPALNITAAQFGVAVSAYAFSAGISGILAAGFADRFDRKRLLLFFYVGFTLGTALCALAQNYHVLLVGRIVTGLFGGVIGSIVLAIVTDLFPLHLRGRVMGFVQTAFAASQVLGIPVGLFLSNHWSWHVSFGAIVGLAIAAMAAVLILMQPVNGHLRLKQDKNAFAHLIATIGQPRYTLAFMVTTLLATGGFMLMPFGSAFTVHNLGIDIVHLPTIYLVSGFFSIFTGPLVGRASDAFGKFPTFVFGSAVSVVMVLIYTHLGQVTLTTAIVVNVLMFVGIFSRMIPSQALISAIPVASQRGSFSAVSASLQQLSGGLGSVLAAAIIAQNADGSLRHFDRLGYIVVTTSILSLIAMYFVQKSVANQAGKEIV from the coding sequence ATGACCGAACAAGCCCTGGCAGCACCAATCGACAACCAGCAGGAACAGGAACGCGGCTTCTCACGCTACCAGTCGCTCCTCGTTGCGTTGCTGGCGTTCGTCCAGTTCACGGTCATTCTCGATTTCATTATCATGTCGCCGCTCGGCGCCATCATCATGCCGGCGCTGAATATTACCGCCGCGCAGTTCGGCGTGGCGGTTTCGGCCTACGCCTTCAGCGCCGGGATTTCGGGCATCCTGGCAGCGGGTTTTGCCGATCGATTCGATCGCAAGCGCCTTCTATTATTCTTCTATGTCGGCTTCACCCTCGGAACGGCTCTCTGCGCGCTTGCGCAGAATTATCATGTGCTTCTGGTCGGCCGAATCGTCACCGGTTTGTTCGGCGGCGTGATCGGCTCGATCGTGCTCGCGATTGTCACCGACCTTTTCCCGTTACACCTGCGAGGTCGCGTGATGGGCTTTGTCCAGACAGCCTTCGCGGCAAGCCAGGTGCTCGGTATTCCGGTCGGGCTTTTTCTCTCCAATCATTGGAGCTGGCACGTCTCGTTCGGCGCGATCGTCGGGTTGGCGATCGCAGCGATGGCCGCCGTCCTGATTTTGATGCAGCCGGTGAACGGTCATCTGCGGCTCAAGCAGGACAAGAACGCCTTTGCGCACCTGATCGCGACCATAGGACAGCCGCGCTATACGCTGGCGTTTATGGTGACCACGTTACTGGCGACTGGCGGATTCATGTTGATGCCGTTCGGGAGCGCCTTCACTGTGCACAATCTCGGTATCGATATCGTGCATCTCCCGACGATCTATCTCGTCTCCGGCTTCTTCAGCATTTTTACAGGACCCCTCGTTGGCCGGGCGAGCGACGCTTTCGGCAAGTTCCCCACCTTCGTGTTCGGCAGTGCGGTTTCCGTCGTCATGGTGCTGATCTACACGCATCTCGGTCAGGTCACCTTGACGACCGCGATCGTCGTCAATGTGCTGATGTTCGTCGGGATCTTTTCCCGCATGATCCCGTCGCAGGCGCTGATTTCAGCGATACCCGTAGCCAGCCAGCGCGGCTCATTCAGCGCGGTCAGCGCTTCCCTGCAGCAGCTTTCGGGCGGGCTCGGGTCGGTTCTGGCCGCGGCGATCATCGCGCAAAATGCCGATGGTTCGCTCCGGCATTTCGATCGGCTGGGATACATCGTCGTGACGACGTCGATCCTCTCGCTGATTGCGATGTACTTTGTGCAGAAGTCGGTCGCGAATCAGGCGGGCAAGGAGATTGTCTGA
- the lptC gene encoding LPS export ABC transporter periplasmic protein LptC, giving the protein MNSVQSPAYDDPGLEARFAVAARHSRMVRVLRIAVPALVVLSLASIVAVSIFNPFRMLLPKLPLDTGNLVVSGTKITMESPHLSGYTTDRRPYEVWANTAVQDVTDPDHLDLSILRAKLLMEDQSTLTMDAKKGFMNTKDQQLELHKDIFLQTSTGYEARLSQAFVDMGKGTVTSDEHVDVKLTNGTLTSDRLRITGSGEVITFEGNVVMHLDKLPDPDPPTQSATAEAEPVAPEPAPAHPGKLRSSSHKSANPK; this is encoded by the coding sequence GTGAATTCGGTTCAAAGCCCAGCCTATGACGATCCCGGATTGGAGGCGCGCTTCGCCGTCGCGGCGCGCCACAGCCGGATGGTGCGGGTGCTGCGCATCGCAGTCCCGGCGCTCGTGGTGCTGTCGCTGGCGTCGATCGTCGCGGTGTCGATCTTCAATCCGTTCCGGATGCTGCTGCCTAAATTACCGCTCGACACCGGCAATCTCGTCGTCTCCGGAACCAAGATCACGATGGAATCCCCGCATCTGTCCGGCTACACGACCGATCGGCGGCCGTACGAAGTCTGGGCAAACACCGCCGTGCAGGACGTAACCGATCCTGACCATCTCGACCTCAGTATTCTTCGCGCCAAGCTCCTGATGGAAGATCAGTCGACCCTGACGATGGATGCCAAAAAAGGCTTCATGAATACCAAGGATCAGCAGCTGGAATTGCATAAGGATATCTTTTTGCAAACCTCGACAGGCTACGAAGCGCGTCTGAGCCAGGCGTTTGTCGACATGGGCAAGGGCACGGTCACATCGGATGAACATGTCGACGTCAAACTGACCAACGGAACGCTTACTTCCGACAGGCTCAGGATTACCGGAAGCGGCGAGGTGATAACATTCGAAGGCAATGTCGTGATGCATCTGGACAAGCTGCCTGACCCGGATCCGCCGACGCAGTCGGCCACCGCAGAGGCGGAGCCTGTAGCGCCGGAACCTGCGCCTGCTCATCCCGGCAAGTTGCGGTCTTCGTCCCACAAGAGCGCCAATCCGAAATGA
- a CDS encoding ester cyclase produces the protein MTQLSEEQARAAIAPWYSLFNIATRGDVKAIQEQILAEDYESCAGYLPGECWGRDTSIKVVSNFANTIPDMKFDIKEMLVAGDRVIVRGEVTGTPAGELFGVPHGGKSFRIMAVDIQTIRDGKIVKTFHMENWLSAIGQLRAK, from the coding sequence ATGACCCAACTTAGTGAAGAACAAGCCCGCGCCGCGATTGCGCCTTGGTACAGCCTGTTCAACATCGCCACCCGGGGCGACGTGAAAGCCATTCAGGAACAGATCCTCGCCGAAGATTATGAATCCTGCGCCGGCTATTTGCCGGGGGAATGCTGGGGCCGCGACACCTCGATCAAGGTGGTCTCGAACTTCGCCAACACGATTCCGGACATGAAGTTCGACATCAAGGAAATGCTGGTGGCAGGCGATCGCGTCATCGTACGGGGCGAGGTGACCGGCACGCCCGCTGGCGAATTATTCGGCGTGCCGCATGGCGGCAAGAGCTTCCGTATCATGGCCGTCGATATCCAGACCATCAGGGACGGCAAGATCGTAAAAACCTTCCATATGGAAAACTGGCTCAGCGCTATTGGGCAGCTGCGCGCCAAATAG
- the rpoN gene encoding RNA polymerase factor sigma-54: protein MALTQRLEFRQSQSLVMTPQLMQAIKLLQLSNLDLSAFVEEELERNPLLERASDGPESPVAGEPGPERPDFSDSDDSSYGDASADRTEMGHGPAGDGSEPVQEEWLNSDLGSRAEIEQTLDTGLDNVFTEEPAEAAARTAQDAAPTAYTEWGGGASNDDEYNLEAFVAAEVTLGGHLAEQLAVAIAAPAQRMIGQYLIDLVDEAGYLPADLGQAAERLGASSQDVEAVLAVLQKFDPPGICARNLSECLAIQLRELNRYDPAMQALVEHLDLLAKRDIAALRKLCGVDDDDIAEMIGEIRRLDPKPGLKFGASRMQTVVPDVYVRPGPDGGWHVELNSDTLPRVLVNQVYYTELSKTIRKDGDKSYFTDCLQNATWLVRALDQRARTILKVATEIVRQQDGFFTHGVAHLRPLNLKAVADAIQMHESTVSRVTANKYMATNRGSFELKYFFTASIASADGGEAHSAEAVRHHIKQLIDAEDPATILSDDTIVERLRASGIDIARRTVAKYREAMRIPSSVQRRRDKQSMLGNALSASAAPSDRSRDTAPA, encoded by the coding sequence ATGGCGCTGACGCAGAGATTAGAGTTCCGCCAGTCGCAGTCGCTGGTAATGACGCCGCAGCTGATGCAGGCGATCAAGCTGCTGCAACTGTCTAATCTCGACCTCTCGGCCTTTGTCGAGGAGGAACTGGAGCGAAATCCGCTGCTCGAGCGCGCCAGCGACGGCCCTGAGTCTCCGGTGGCGGGCGAACCGGGACCGGAACGGCCCGATTTTTCCGATTCCGACGATTCATCTTACGGCGACGCAAGCGCCGACCGCACCGAAATGGGCCACGGGCCGGCTGGCGACGGTTCTGAGCCGGTGCAGGAAGAATGGCTCAATAGCGATCTCGGCAGCCGCGCGGAGATCGAGCAGACCCTCGACACCGGCCTCGACAACGTGTTCACCGAAGAGCCGGCCGAGGCTGCGGCGCGAACCGCGCAGGACGCGGCGCCGACCGCCTATACGGAATGGGGCGGCGGCGCCTCCAACGACGACGAATATAATCTCGAAGCCTTCGTCGCCGCGGAAGTGACGCTTGGCGGCCATCTCGCCGAGCAACTGGCGGTAGCGATCGCTGCGCCGGCGCAACGCATGATCGGGCAATATCTGATCGACCTGGTGGACGAGGCCGGCTATTTGCCGGCCGATCTGGGACAGGCCGCCGAGCGGCTCGGCGCGTCGTCGCAAGACGTGGAAGCCGTGCTCGCGGTGCTGCAGAAGTTCGACCCGCCCGGGATCTGCGCGCGTAACCTGAGCGAGTGCCTTGCGATCCAGTTGCGCGAACTCAATCGTTACGATCCCGCGATGCAGGCGCTGGTCGAGCATCTGGATCTGCTCGCCAAACGCGATATAGCGGCGCTGCGGAAACTGTGCGGCGTCGATGATGACGATATCGCCGAAATGATCGGCGAAATTCGCCGCCTCGATCCCAAGCCCGGCTTGAAGTTCGGCGCCTCGCGAATGCAGACCGTGGTGCCGGATGTCTATGTGCGGCCCGGCCCCGACGGCGGCTGGCATGTCGAACTCAACAGCGACACGTTGCCGCGCGTGCTGGTCAATCAGGTCTATTACACCGAGCTGTCGAAGACGATCCGCAAGGACGGCGACAAATCCTATTTCACCGATTGCCTGCAGAATGCCACCTGGCTGGTGCGCGCGCTCGATCAGCGCGCCCGCACCATCCTGAAGGTCGCGACCGAAATCGTGCGCCAGCAGGACGGCTTCTTTACCCACGGCGTGGCGCACCTAAGGCCGCTTAATCTCAAGGCGGTCGCCGACGCGATCCAGATGCATGAATCGACGGTGTCGCGGGTGACCGCCAACAAATACATGGCGACCAATCGCGGCAGTTTCGAATTGAAGTATTTCTTCACCGCGTCGATCGCATCCGCCGACGGCGGCGAGGCCCATTCCGCGGAGGCTGTGCGTCACCACATCAAGCAATTGATCGATGCGGAAGATCCGGCGACGATCCTTTCCGACGACACCATCGTGGAACGATTGCGCGCATCCGGCATTGATATCGCCCGCCGCACCGTTGCGAAATATCGCGAGGCGATGCGAATACCGTCCTCGGTGCAGCGCCGCCGTGACAAACAGAGCATGCTTGGTAATGCCCTTTCGGCCTCTGCCGCACCTTCCGACCGCTCCCGCGACACCGCGCCGGCCTGA